The DNA sequence gaaaaacagcaaatgcaccaaactaatgcattatCCACTAAGTTAAAGtgattttcatcaagaagctcatcaaccacCAGATTAAAGACTGAATACGGCACACTTAGCAGTAGTATATAGGAACCTTAAAAGCACAAGACATGTCACCCACTGTAGATGCTAGTCCTCTTCATGGCGATATTTCCTGCTCTTCTTCTCGGACCGCTTCTTGCCCCTACCCACTCGCGAATCATCTGAAGCACTGACATCAGAATCAGAGACTGAGTATGGCTTCCTACTACTCCTCTTATGCCGCATATCAACATAATCATCAGAATAATCATCTGAAAGATGGTAACTCCTACTCCTCCTTTTCTCCTTcctactcttcctctttcttcgcttgcgcttcaattcctgcaatttatACCAGTAATTTAGCTGATTCAGAAAAGTGCCTTCAaaggataaaaagaaaaacaaaaaagaaatagaaaagtaccTTCGACGTATCCAACTACCCATACTGCTCAAATGTAAAAAgtcgcagatggcattcgttggcgcagaagataaaagcaacatctcacttcttctatgttccaaatggaagtaaaacatgttctaccgagACATCCCTCCCTCCACAGACACAccctacacacacatacacacacacccacacacactcacaccacacacacacacacacacaccccacatgcacacacacacacacacatacacacacaccacacaccacacacacataccaaaaccacattactaggaaactgttaccactaaaatatgtatgaaactacCCATAAGTACTTGAAGGCAGAAAAGTAAATGAAACTTGGggaggtgaatgattagttctttacctgataaacagtatgccacatgtaagcacaagcatgagtcaacCATCAGCTACAGCAAATATAACTGATCATTTGTTCCTGAGCAAAaggaccattctccctcttccatttgagtacccaaaaatcaaggtgatgctacagaaactatcatgtgattcaagggtgaaaattatagagacagCTATTAGCAGGAAATCAcaccaaagtcagggttcaaaattacaacattttgtaggGGTCGCTGacaacaaattcaagaattggttagcagatcaaAACCaaccaaggcatttatcatattttatcaatcctccactcattttctctcattaTATCCCCTCCactaaagtaaatcaatccaagaccgcTCTttctaacgagatatattgaaaggaaaaaagaagagggacaatgcattCTCTCCTATCTTGTTATTGctctttatttcaataaatactctttaatatcaggtaaacaaaaatgaggatacacatctatgcaagaacacaaaattattacaaaggacataaatagaccacaaagacaagcAATagccgtaatgagcataaaatattgcaaaactatggtgacatcctgcacaagaaaaaggattgtgaagatagaaatgaaaacttagaaattgaaggagaatggcaaatgtaacaagatgcAGATGGCATTCATTGGCGCAGGAGATAAAatcaacacctcacttcttctatgttcaaaataaaaacatgttcgaccgtgacacacacacaccccacacacacacacccacacacccccccccccccacacacaccccccccacacGTCCCAcacgtacacacacacacacacacacaagattagctttgtatttactaagacATTTCAACAAAAGCCCAAAcgataagaaatataaatcataCAAGACacctcaacctttaacaaagttagcataaaaacttgtaatggattttgattacttcatgaaacttacctcttttccaaaaagttaaagctagtgaCTACTTCAAGTAAAGAtatcattcactttctaaagaacAGTTGTGTGATTTATCAAGCAAGGCCGTAGATTCAACTacttataggcctaatatccTGGTTTCTGCAAATACCAAAACCATATTACTAGGAAACTGTTACCActaaaatatgtatgaaactacccataagtacctgaaggcagaaaaataacagaaacttgggtaggtgaatgattagttctttacctgataaacagtaTGCCGCATGTAAACACAAACATcagctacaacatatataactgattaattgttcctgagcAAAAGGATCATTCTGCCTCTTCCGTAtgagtacccaaaaatcaaggtgatgctatagaaactaccatgtgattcaaggcTGAAAATTACAGAGACCGCTTTTAACAGGAAGGAAATCGAAATGGCTAATCACACCAAAGTTatggttcaaaactacaatattttgtagtggtcgttggcaaccaattcaagaattggttagcagattataaccacccaaggcagaAATCAATCCTcaactcattttctctcactatatcccctctagtaaaagtaaatcaatccaagaccaatcttgctaacgagatatattgaaagaaaaagagaagagggacaatgcactctctccggtcctgttattgctcttcatttcaataaatactcttttatatcacgtaaacaaaaatgagaatcaCATCtctgcaagcacacaaaaatattacaaaggacataaataaatcacaaagacaaacaatatccataatgagcataaaatattgcgaaactatggtgacatcttgcacgagaaaaaggattttgaagatagaaatgaagacttagaaactgaaggagaatgacaaatgtaacaagacgcagatggcattcgttggcgcaggaGATAAAatcaacacctcacttcttctatgttcaaaatggaagtaaaacatgttcaaccgtgacacacacacacacacgcactaGATTggctttgtatttactaaggcaattcagcaaaagcccaaacgacaagaaacataaatcacacaagacgcctaaacctttaacaaagttagcataaaaacttgtaatggattttgattacttcatgaaacttacctctcttccaaaaagtttaagctagtgtctccttcAAGTAAAGGaatctattattaaaaatattttaccaaataataagaagaatattttttattaataaaaatatttatcgaaatgagtattgttcatttactttaaattatttagttgaaataaaataaatattactaacaatattttcaactaaCGAATTCGAGTTCAAATATTAGTGCATTTATTGATACCAAAAACAACTTTGGaggaaaattatatgattaatagaaaaataaaactgtactttttttacttttggcATTATATTTCAACTTTTCGTCCAATTCTGTacggaaacaaaattgaactttAGAAGGATTTTGTATACATCGAGTTTTACTTCACCTTAATTTCTTCTCCCTAACAAGACACTAAATTATCACTTATATTCTGATATTTCATCCCAACCGAACACACTCTAAAATACACcccatataaaaatttatgcgagtgaaatcaaaataatttaccgacatgaaattcaatttttacttttcttttaattttcattgagATAGAAGTCAACAATACTTCCGACGCATTCAAGTGCAGATAGAAGTCAACAATATGTTAACCAACCATCAAGTGGAAAAGGCCAAGACATGAAATCTTTATGAAAATGACACTTTTAAGcaatactttattttagtATTCATATCGCATTAACGACTTCTCTTTTGTTAGTAATACGAAGGAACTAAACTCCCAACCCAACCGCGACGGGTACGCTGTTTTTGTCCTGCAGATGCCAATAACTTCAAATACAAGAATACGGTGTCCCGTACATTCAACaccttatttattttcttactataataatatcgggtgattttttatatttaaattttataaaaaaaattaaatattttttcaatatgatcaaaatgaatttaattctatatataaataatattaatagtttcACCAACAattagcaaaattaaaaaaaaatggcgcTTGTGGGgtataattaactatatatatatatatttattttaacaaacaTAGGGATTGaatataagattttttcacagaaaatatcataaaatttgattatcaATTTATGAGATTAGCGGCAAACGTTAGATTTGAGAAAAGATATAAGGAGGGGAAAGGGGTGTGGTAGAGTGAGAGTGTCGTGAATTCTAAGCTAAGAGTTCAATAATTAAAGCATGACGTAATTCCCATCAACACTATACCCATCACATTGGATTATAGGGTGTCCACTGACACATTCGTTGCTGCCCaaactattttattcttataaaaacaaaaatatgatcTGCAAATATATACGCATTCCTTTgctattcatataaattaacatataaaaatatataatttaaattttaaaataaaataaagaatgagtttaaaaatttagaaaataaattgatattgaaTATACATTACtagatatttattaaaaaaagataaattgcaatgagttttcattatatttgctataattataaatatgctTCTAAAATATGGGTTGTTTGAAGGAAGTATTTGTCAGAAGGCCGCTAATTCTAatgttgaatttataattttttaaataatgaagggtatttatttataattatgacaattttCTGAGATgtccattttaatttactcaaaaaaaaaatgattatctGATgagtgaaaaaatatattcaaaagtaatttttgttaataaatatcTTGTCAaccaatataattattttagggTTCTCaccttaataataatatatgcacaaatctatactattataaaagaaaatactttgttgtactaattttttagtatccaaatttaccctttattttatttttttcttataaaaaaaatgtgattagattagtaattttaatatttttttaataatttcataattatatattttttaactactCATTGCTCCacatttttctcttatattaCTTCTCCAcatctattataatttattttttttcataagtcctttttttaattatatttcaataaaagaaCTTCTATATGCTCTTGAAAATTGCATGTCGCAATACTTaatacatacatgtatatatatatatatatatatatttattcgtAGTGTACAAAGTAAAAACAAGCAGCATCAACTACTCAACTTTATCATTTGGCGCGCCTGAAATCCCGTGTTTTATTACGTTGGATTTATGCTCTTCTATTTTCAACTCAAAGGAAAagccaaataaataaataattaaataaatctaccTAACCAAGAAATCAaagttcatttaaatttataacaaaaaatttaagagaCACTTCTGAAATATCTAAGTTCagtgtataatattattatattaaactaaaaagaagaaatagtGAAGAAGTAAATGGAATATTTCGAGAAAAGAATAGCAAAAANNNNNNNNNNNNNNNNNNNNNNNNNNNNNNNNNNNNNNNNNNNCCCAGCTGTTTTATTGCCTTTGTTCATAACGAGGAACTTTGCTCCCACTCCCCACTCTGCTGCTGCTGACTTGGAAACCATTTTTCTATTCTTTCTCCTTGTTGTTTACTAGAATATGGGCGATGCATACTCACATACTTACATGTGGGTTTGGTGCTGGTGGTCACgagtttgatgaaatttgagGTATTTGGGAAAGGTCccttttgcattttctttcttgggaGGTATAATGGCTGAAGATATATGTCTCTTCACCAAGGTCAGTTCTTTTTACCCTCTATTTTTGCCTTTAATTTTGTGGGCTTAGGAGTAGTGTTGTTTCTGAATACAGGATTTCAGCTTTTCTGGTTCTagattttgtgtgttttgCTTATGGGAGTTGGGTacacatttgaaaattttgaaatctttaGTGGGTTGGGATGATTTTGTAggttttttggtgttttttcttttccaaaggTTGGAACACAGGGTATTGCCTGGAGGATGGAAGCTGAAATTTCATGGTGTTTTTGGCTAAATAGAGTGATCTTTACATTAAACAAGTTTTTGTTAAACTCTGCTTGTTAACATGGTTGTGGAATCCCCTTGTTGCTGCATGTGATACTTTCCTGTTGTCTTTCAAGCAATAGACAGCTGAGTCGGGAGCCTTGAAAGAGGCTTCCAGCGAGGGCGACCGGGAATGCACAGCAGGCCTGCTCCTTGGAACCAGGTGGGTATTGAAGGCGTAGCTGCCTACTTGCCCCCTGGGACCAGTAAGGCAGTGTACTTCCAATTTATTCATTGTAATCTACATCCTCGCTCTGTTTCGGAATAGCATACTGAGCGAATGGAGTTCACTAGCGTTCACTTTGTTCCCTCACTTCATAGCAGTCAGGTCGATACACTGTGCCAGAAAAAGAGAGGAGCAAAAATGAGAATCTGTTACTGTGTTTGAATTTCTATGTAATTGGTTTACTATttctttgagatttttttttttctgcattttgAGAGACAAATTGTTACTGCTACAGAAATCATACCAAAGTTTCTtgctatatttatttctttcttgtcaTACTGACATAGGTTTCATGTGAGTTCAGGAAGGCCTTATCATAAAACCACCTAAGAAATCTCCAGCTTCTCTGAGGATATTAGTCTTGGTATTTGCCATGGTCTGTGGTGTTTATATCTTCTCATTCTGTTTAAAGCAAACTAATGTTCACACAAGTTCCAAATTCCTAAATCTTAAAGTTAATTGGAGGCATTGCCATGGTCACAGTATTGATAGATCTCAAACTCCCTACTTGCACTATCCCAAACCCACCACCTTTAGcaggtaaattattatacctTTGTCTGAAACAAAAGTTTCGTTCTCATTAAGATTTGGTGAGAGACAATCActatattatgtttttcttgcttttttggGCATGAAGGGCTGAATGTGCATGTAATCCTGTGCGGCCTTTTGCCATTCTGTCCATGCAAAGATCTGGAAGTGGATGGTTTGAGACTCTCTTGAACAACCATACTAATGTTAGCTCCAATGGAGAAATATTTTCCGTGAAAGAGAGGAGAAATAACGTTTCCTCAATCTTGTCAACTCTGGATAGAGTTTACAATTTGGACTGGGTTTCTAGTGCTTCCAAGAATCAATGCTCATCTGCAGTCGGCTTCAAGTGGATGCTGAATCAGGTAAACTACTGTAACATATTCAACCAGAACTTATTTCCTGAGTATTTCATGTCGTCTTGGGGGCTTGAGAGTGGTTGCCATCTTGTTAAGATTGCTAACCTCTAGCATGATCGTTAATCCAGGGATTGATGGAGTACCATAAAGAAATTGTTGAGTACTTCAATGATAGAGGTGTTTCAGTAATATTTCTCTTCCGAAGAAATCTGCTGCGTCGAATGGTTTCAGTGCTTGCTAATTCTTATGATCGATATGCTAAACTCCTGAATGGAATGCACAAGTCCCATGTTCACTCACATGAAGAGGTACTATTTTGCATGTTATCGAACTGTGCTACACCAACTTTAGATACATATAAGATCTGATGTTTACCTGCTTGGTTTAGGCTGATAAGCTTTCTAGCTATAAACCCATAATCAATTCAACATCACTGGTAATGGATTTAAAGCAAATGGAGAAGATGGTCTTGGAGGCATTGGAGCATTTCAGCAGCACTAGGCACATCATTCTCTACTATGAAGATCTCATCAAAAATCGAACTGTAAGTTTGTTGTCACCTTATTAGGAAATCTCAGTTCTGTCAACTTTACTAATTACGAGTTTcacatcatttttctttgtcGTCCTTTTCGCTTACCCGACCTAACGTTCATTTGATGGTCCCACGTCATCTTCCTCATCGCATCTCTTATCCATTCCAGAAACTGGTAGACGTGCAAGAGTTTCTAGGGCTGCCGTTAATGGAGTTAAAAAGCCGACAGATCAAGATACACAAAGGATTGTTGTTGGACCACATTAAGAATTGGGACGACGTTACCAAAGCTCTCAGAGGAACAGCTTATGAGAGTTTCCTCCACACTGACTACGCTAGTTAGAGGCCATTGATGGTTGCAGATGCGGACCAACTTACTCTTTCTGGAAGCTTTTGATCATCCACTAGATCAATCAAACATTGATCTCGACCATCTTCCCTTCCCTAGCCAAACTTCATTCAAGGCCCTGCATCTCTTGTAGTCTTCTTCTTCAACTTTCTAGTTTTGGTCTTTCTGAGCATACAAGAAACTGTATAGCCCGCTGTAACTTATGTGTAGACATTGCCAATCTGGAAGCAGTTTTTGGCCCATTTATGATTTACACTCTCCTGATGATTTCCGCACatattctctctttttctaagaaaataaatcaataaaaaagatCAATTACATAATGATAAAATCATGTGCTATTTgattaatccaaataattttgagtCTGATTGCATTATGTTTCCCAGCAACATATCAGAGAATCCATCATGTTATCGCTCTGATTGATTCAGTTGAAAAGGGGTGATTTTTAAGAAGATGGACAATTAATATACTCAAATGGGCAGGAGTAAGACCTTTAATTTCCAATGGTCTGTGAGGATAAAGCATTTTTACACTCGCAAATATTCCCCCCAACACAACTGAACTATGTACCTGCAGTTATAGGCATAACATATGCTTGGTCAGTAACAGTGCCTAAAATGGCGTATTTTCCTACAACACTAGGAGCAGACGAAATGAAGTTCCTCGAGGCACTAATGTCATGGAAAGAAAGGATAATTCTTACTACCTGAAACgtggtttcatttttcaccTTCCCTTATGTTGACATCTTTGATACAAACAAGTTGAGGCATTAACATTGCAGTTTTTGTATTTCATATAAACAAAGAGATGTAGTTTGTGATATATTAAGGAGAGCTAATGAGAGCCGCAAAGGTGCTAAGAAAGACAGTGGGAAAGATGCTTTCACTGACTGAAAGGTCAAATCTTTAGACAagaatatatatgagaaaataagcagagtcatatatatactaaattaattctaataacATGAATGGTGGGCTCAAACCACATATTGTCCCCTAATATAATCCCtccacattaattatattatatatgacaaAAGTTTAATTGGGCCatcacaaatatattatattactcgCACGCTGCACAACCACCGCACCATGAAGCTGCATTcattatctttgtttttctctgcTTTTGATTCCCCGGGGCTAAGTACCCTtagttttgtatttattaagtTTGGAACAAGCGTTGAACTTTACAACCCCACAACTTGTGCAATACGTCTGTGCAAGTAATACTGTGAGGCAACTATAAATTCTAGCATATGATCAAGAAGCTTAGGATTGGGACATTTGAATGAATCTTACTAGACACCAATTGATGTGTTGAATGCTATAAAGAAATTGCAACCAATGTAGAATCATTTCATAAGACAAGTTATGTACAAGTACATGAGAATAAATCGACCTAAAAAGACACTGTATTGTATGTATGTAAAGGTAGTACTTTGGCCAACTAAAGAGCAGAGTCTCAAGCTACAACGGACATGCACAATACATACTTGGCATTTTATGGTACAAATACAGCACACGTACAGATGCTTGAGagaattaacaaaagaaatataacatcCTACATGTATTTCCACTTGAAGAATCTCCAATCAATGAGGACCTGCCTTCACATATTTGGTTCTATAAATACCCATTTATAGAACCTAGTCATGTGTTCAAGCAATATCCATTCTCTACCACTCTAAACCCTAAGCCCTATGGCTCAAACAAAAATGATCATTGCCTTGTTCTTCCTTGCCATTTTGTTAGCCCAATCCACACAAGGGAGAAGCTTCAACTACAAGATCAAAAATGAATTTCAGACTCACAGAAAGACTTTTGTACAGGATTCTGGAACTTTCGCCAAAGAAAGTAATGATTTACCTGGAGATTGCTCAACCATGACAAAATGCGGGAATGAGGCTGCATTTACACCACCAGCACCAGGCCATGCAGATGACTTTAGGCCAACAACACCTGGTCACAGCCCAGGAATTGGGCATTCTCGATAAATATAGGGTTATAATAACAAGTTTGGTGTGGAAAAAATGTTTATCATCTCATGTGTTCATGGTATGTTTTAATCATTCTAGTAGATTCTGTATGTAATCTTCCCCTGTAAGCATTATCactttgattattaatttaagtttgtCACACTATTTCCCATGATGTATGCAACTAGAATGTTCTTTTCCGGGATATGCCTTAAAATGAGCCATCGTTTACAGTTCCAATCTTACAAGTGTTGATGAGTTTGAACAGTAACCTCGATTTCCTCATGAAGCAATTTAGAGGATCattcaataacaaaaaacTGACCAACTGTATCCATAATTTCCTCACCCTTCCGATTTGAAGAAGGCTGGCACCTATCAAAGTGACATTCTACAGTCtttaactattacaaaaaaattaaacaagcaACTATAGGAGGCTTGCTCCCTAATTATGATCTAGTGTAGTTAGAGAATATGAGAAACTTTCAGTAAAAATCAGCCCAAGAAACCTGGAAAAACTTCCAACCATGTCTAGGGCACCACTAGTTATACTTACAAACTTCAAGACAGTTAATGTGTATTTTAGTGTTAGAAATTACAATCTGTTGAATGCTGTAAACATAACCACCTTGAAACCCTATCTAACATCCTTCAACCTCATCATTCAGTTTAAGAGTGATGTACGTTGGCAACCAAATTCGTCAGAAGGAATTTGGTACATCTTATGTTAGTATGATAACAGTTATTTTGTGCTTCATATTACTATTAGATAAtagcaaatataaatttaaacagttgaattttcttcttcttcttgttttttttttttttttttttttttttgacatttctttttttttttttttttttttttttttttgtttggacaAAATTCAAAGTTGTAAATTTTTACAGCCGAAAGGGAttacattaacaaaaatatgataagaAAGCAGAAGGAATTAAGAATCTCCAACATGGAAGGCTGATCAATccaaatgtatatttttgcatgCAAATCCAAATTACAAAATCTGCATATGAAAGAAAGGTATATTTAGAATGCATAGGATCATTTGTGTATTGATCAAGTTGCATAAGAGAAGATGGCTTTGGCAATCAAATCCATCAGAGAATGAAATGCAATGTACTGAACATATCTAATTAATACTTGCAAGTTAATAATGGTTGAAATCTTagtcttaatatttatttccaaAGAATTCTTCactcaatttatttatcagCAATTAGGAAAGAATTAGCTACATTGCTCATGTACATATAGCTCCACTCAGTAGGTAGTCTTTACCTCTTACCAGATAGGAGCGCCTTACGTTGTATGTGTAATGATTACATTTATCATGCAATTGTACCACCAAGACATAgtaaaaatttgaacgttTCGGTACCCTATAGATAAAAGAATGTGCATCTTAGGTTTTGAAACCAAACATGAATTTACATAAAGTGattgcatatatatagttaaaacaACATTGAAAGAAACATGCAATATACTTTCCATTGGAaacaaaacttattttaaagatattaTGGAGCGAGTTTTTTGTAACATGCTTTTATTCACTAGCAACATAATAGATATTATACTTACTTGTGACTATTATTACAACTCATGGTTCGGGCGAGGCTCAATCTTTAACCCTCAACCAAGAGGGATTTAACTTAAATTCTCAGTTTTTAACCTCAACTAAAAGAGTCAAGACTTATGTTGTCAATTTTGAACACCAACTTAGGGGTGCTACAATAAAtggtaatatttaaatattagcTACAACccggaagaaaagaaaagctatGGAGTTTAGACTTATACATCACTGGCAGTCACATGACTAGAGATGGAAAGAGTAAGTAGTTGGAATCGTGATAacaaacaaattcagtgaatatTAAActctttgaaaataaaaattaaattcattatatgaATACCAAAAAGTTATGAGTGAGAATAAAAGACAATATTAGGTAGGGGGGTTTGGACTAGATTAATGGGAGTCACATTCGGTGATTCAGAAGAAGCCGCCATAGAATTGAGAAAGAGAGGGAAGTGTAATTGTTCCAAATGATGAAATCCTGGTTGATTTTCAACTCTTGCCACCATCGGCACCACAAGACCTCTCACTAAAATTAGTACATGTACAGTTTGATTTGAAGGTGAAAGTGAAACACATCATCAGAACAAACTGTTACTTTCCCCACTACTAAAGTAGTGCATACTTATTCCTTTCAACAACCTGGCAACTTGCGTTTTAGTCAGTCGAGTGCatgtttctttatattttattctttcccAATTTCATTCTAACTTTTCGTCTTAAATGTtttcactacaagaaattagtccaaggaaagaaaatacaaaaagaaaaataatataatacagTCGAAGACCATTAGATACAAAAGGAATGGGAAGATCTTCTGCCGCCAGCGTCACTATCAAACCAACATTTTTGCACGttgtaatagtatatatattgttgaagATAATATTAAACTGCAAGAAATGACCGATAATGCACTATAGGCTAGCTAGCACAGGAGGGAATTAGATGATTCTCTATTATAATAGTGCCTTTGATTTTCAAATTGGAGTCACAGAGGGTTCCCAAACTTAAGGAACCAACAATGTTGTGCCCTTTTCAAGGAATCTTCTTTGTTAATTCCAGTTTCAACGGAGAGTCAAAGAAAATGGAGGGTTGAGGTATTTGCATCACTTGGCTTGTCTGAAAAGTAACAGCCAAAACAGTAACAATTAGAAAAACCAACACAAATTTTACAAGACTATTTTGATttggattaaatgcaattttgttcCTCTAACTATAGTCAAATCccattttagtccgttaacttattagggtttgaatttgatcctccgtgtatttcaattgctcaattttaggatttttttcaCCGGAAACTTACCCAACTTGCCGGAAATTTCCACGTGGAGTCCAATGGACATTTAAATTAGGGCTGagacataattgattaattttagcTGACTtggcaatttttcaaatttaaaaaaaaagaatgacatGGCATATTAAGTGTGATGTGGAAAAGGAGGGAAAAGGGAGGCCTCTTGCTGTGCTGGCGGCGGGAAGGACGGCGGCGGTCGAAGACTCCGACTCTTGTCATCTTGTAAAAAgtttgatgaaaattgatggGTGAGGTCTCGTTCAAAACACCTTGGCGAGGGGAGTCCAATAGCGGTGGTTCGAGACGGTGATTCGTTCAGACAGCGGAGATCCGGCGGTTCAAAGGTGGCGGCGTCGCGAAACTTTAAAAGAACTAATCTCGTCGAggagttgatgaaaatggctGGGAGAGGTGTCGTTCGACTCGCCTTGATGAGAGGAATCCAACGGTGGTGCGCAATGGTCATTCGTTCGGACGGCGGCGTATTGACGGCGGTTCAAAGGTGGCGGCGTCGCGAACTTTAAAAGAACTAATCTCGTCGAggagttgatgaaaatggctGGGAGAGGTGTTGTTCGACTCGCGTTGATGAGAGCAACCCAACGGTGGTGGTGCGCAATGGTGATTCGTTCGGACGGCGGCGTATTGACGGTGGAAAGTCACGTCGGTCACCTTTTGAGCCCAA is a window from the Sesamum indicum cultivar Zhongzhi No. 13 linkage group LG15, S_indicum_v1.0, whole genome shotgun sequence genome containing:
- the LOC105177658 gene encoding uncharacterized protein LOC105177658 isoform X1 — encoded protein: MAEDICLFTKEGLIIKPPKKSPASLRILVLVFAMVCGVYIFSFCLKQTNVHTSSKFLNLKVNWRHCHGHSIDRSQTPYLHYPKPTTFSRAECACNPVRPFAILSMQRSGSGWFETLLNNHTNVSSNGEIFSVKERRNNVSSILSTLDRVYNLDWVSSASKNQCSSAVGFKWMLNQGLMEYHKEIVEYFNDRGVSVIFLFRRNLLRRMVSVLANSYDRYAKLLNGMHKSHVHSHEEADKLSSYKPIINSTSLVMDLKQMEKMVLEALEHFSSTRHIILYYEDLIKNRTKLVDVQEFLGLPLMELKSRQIKIHKGLLLDHIKNWDDVTKALRGTAYESFLHTDYAS
- the LOC105177658 gene encoding uncharacterized protein LOC105177658 isoform X2: MVCGVYIFSFCLKQTNVHTSSKFLNLKVNWRHCHGHSIDRSQTPYLHYPKPTTFSRAECACNPVRPFAILSMQRSGSGWFETLLNNHTNVSSNGEIFSVKERRNNVSSILSTLDRVYNLDWVSSASKNQCSSAVGFKWMLNQGLMEYHKEIVEYFNDRGVSVIFLFRRNLLRRMVSVLANSYDRYAKLLNGMHKSHVHSHEEADKLSSYKPIINSTSLVMDLKQMEKMVLEALEHFSSTRHIILYYEDLIKNRTKLVDVQEFLGLPLMELKSRQIKIHKGLLLDHIKNWDDVTKALRGTAYESFLHTDYAS